Part of the Pseudomonadota bacterium genome, CACATCGACCGCGAACACGGAAGCCAGCTCCCTGACCCGCTCGACCACCCAGACCTTGCGGTGGTCGAAGTTGCGCCCCGAGTACCGGTCCTGCCCGCACAGGAACGCCCGCCGCACACAGCGGGATATCACATGATACCAAGGCGTCGCATCCACGCTCACCTGCTCCGCACGCGCCACCGTCATCGTACTTCCTCTATGGCACCGAGCAGCTACGTTGTCAAGACTATGGGTGTCCTTTAAAGTACTCGCCTGTGCTGACGCGCGTTCGCAGCGCGAGCGCAGACCAACTCGATAGATGGGCCGAGCGCGTCATCACCGCACCCAGTCTCGACGCGGTGTTTGAGTAGGCGTTGCCCAGTCCGGCCTGGCCGCCACCGCCACCTCGAACGCCACGCTTTCTTACCCGTCATCGGTCTGCCGCGCTCCGGGTTGCCTCCGATTTCACTCCGGGTCAGACCGCCCGTTCCGACTACACCTTAAACAGTCGGACCTCGGGGAACAGCTCGAGGTAAGCGGACAAGTCGTCGTAGTCCGATGTGTAGACCCTGTCACCGCGCCGAGAGGCGGAGGCCATGACCAGGGCGTCCACGAAGTCATCGCCGCGGGTCTGAGCCATGGCTTCGCCTGTCTGCTTGGTGAGTTCGAGCGTGAGGCTTTCGATATCTACGGACTGGAGAATCTGATCCGCTCGCTTGGTACGCGGTCCACGCCACCACTCTCCAATCACGGGCATCGGTACCGTGATGACCAGCGCTTCCTCGGCTGCAGTTGCCACCACCTTGCGCATTCGGAGCCGCCGCGCCTCCAGCGCGATCAGGGCACCGGTATCGAACGTCAGGCCTTGCGACATCTGCGGACGGGGATCAGCGGTTTTCGGCTTCGGCCCACTCTCGTCGTATCTCGTCGAGGTCGGCTTGCGTCAGCGGCCTTTTACCCTTGCCGAGCTCTGCCAACAAAAGTTTGCGAGCGGCCATCTGCTTCGCTGTCGGCTTGCGAAGCTTCTGTTTGGGCACATGCATAGGCGCGAGCCTGCGCTGAGCGCCCGTGCGGCGCCCGTTGCTCGCGGATCCCTTTTTCGCAGGCGTTGGCATGACTTCGGTTCAGTGTAGCACGCGGGCGGCCAAAGTGCTGCGGAGCCTGGTGGCAAGACAGCCTTATCGAGCTCTTCGTCGAGCGCCCTATCTCGATTTCGACCGCCACCACTCTAGAGCGACCTCGACTTCTTCGCGCTGCGCGCGGGCTGAACTCAACGCGGTACCTTCGCTACATCGGCTTCGCGCGGACGCTGAAAAGAACGAGCGGGCTCCGCGGGGTCAAGTAGGTGGGTGCCATGGTAGGGACTGACTCTCGGGATCAGGGCGAGGCTTTGAGGCTTCTTGGTCATCGACTACGTGCGCCAGGACGGAACAGGCCGAGACCGAAACTGCTGGAGTGCCCCAACCGAATGGGCCCAACGACAGGGGATGGAAAGGTCAGACGGATAGCCTGCCCTCGGCGATCACCCAGAAAGGCTCGCTTGTTCGCCTTTCGACGCGGCACATGGACTGCCACCCAAGCTGGAGCGCCGACAGCGTCGACGTCGACCTGCTCTGCCTCCGCGAAGCCCCGCCGTTGTAGCTCCCGCCGGACTTGCGCCACCAGCGACTCGCTCTCGCGCTCCTTTCCCCCGCGCAGGTAGTGCCTGGGCGGGACGTACGGCGTCACGGATTCCCAGTGTCGCGCTTCCGTCTCGTTGAACCCCGGAGGTGCAGGGACGTCACGATCCAGAGGAACCAGTCGCGCCTTCCACTCGTCCGCGTCTGAGCCTGCGGCGGCCCAGGACACGTCGCGAGAGGCGGCCAGCAGGATCGCCTCCTGCTCGTCCGCATCGAAGGCACGTGCGCCCCTCCAGACGATGAGGCGCGTCGGCCGACCGCCCTCGCACCAGACCAGAAATTCCGTGTGCCGATGTCCCTTGAGGGGGGCGTCGTTCGCGTCCTTGCCGACCATGTCCGCGATCGACTCGCGCACGTCGCGATCGACGCGCGTCCAGGTCACCGAAGCTTCTCCGGTCTTGAGCCGCAGAAGCTCGCGGAGCACGGCGCCTCGGAACCGTGACGTGAGTCGCACGATCGCTCGGGGCTCTGGCGCGACGTGCCATCCAATTGCGAACTGCATCAGGTGGCAATCGGGCCGATGCACAGGTACGCGTCGGCGCTCGCGGGACGCAGGGCGCGGTGGTCGAACTGCGTAAAGGAAGCGCGCACCCGGAGGAATCGCTCGCTGTTTGGACTGAGGGTCGTCGGTAATGCGCTCGACGTCTGCACGCGTGGCGTTTTCGAGTGGCACCAAGACTGGAACGGATCCAGACGTTCGCCGCTCCAAAAGTGTGCAGTTGTTCTCCGAGATGGTTTCCTCTGGATCCGCTCGGCGAATTCGCGTGAGCGTCTCGGCTCGTCCGAAGTAGGTAATGCGTAAGAGGCACTGATCAAGCACTTGTACGAGATGCGGCGTCCACGAGTCGCCGACGATGAACCACCACACCGGCGCTCGTGGGGGGACGCACCAGTAGTTGTCCTGCACCAAGCTCGTGCCATAGCTTCGAGTGCCCGCCTTTTTCTTCTCCGCTGGTTTCCAGCCGAAATCAGTGGGGTGGTACTGCCTGAGCGGGCTGCCTTTTCTTGCATCTGCGGGAGCGTGGAAGGCGTACACGCTCTTGCACAGGGCGGCCTGCAAGCCCTCGAGCTCAGCGACGTCTGGCTCTGGGTCTGTCTCGCGCGCCCACTGGTACCAGCGCGAAGTTATCGCGCGAACCAACCGCCAAGGGGACGGTGGCCACTCCCCGTGCGGGTCGTCGAACGGGTTCACGCGCCATGGCGTTGCGTGGAATCGGCCCAACGGGAACTCTTGGCGAAGGATGATCAGCATCATTCGGTTTCTTTCGAGCCATCGTCTTCCTCGGCGCTCTCGGTGCTATCGGCCGGAGCCTCCCGGTACAGTTCCTCACGGGGCCAGTACACGTCGGTAACGATCGGCAACTCCGGCTCGCCGTTCTCCTTACTTCGGAAGTCAGCGCTCGTGATCGCCGTGCGGATGTCGACGTCGAGTTCCACATCCTTTTCGGGACCCTCGAGGCTCTGAGCGGCACTCTTGAGGCTCGTACGTCGGAGGTGGCAGCCAGACCTGAAGCGGAACGGCGAATCGAGAAGTTTCCCGATCTTCCACAGCGCGAGCGCAACGACGAACTCCTTCTGCTTGTCCGACAGACCGAGCTGTGTCTCCTCGGCACCGTCGCGGCTCTTGCGGCCAAAGGATCGGATCAGGCTTACGTCTAGGACGAACGTGGCACGAATCGACTCTGCGGTGGCGTCGTCGACCGCGAAGATAGGCTGACCGGAAGTCGTTTTCCCCAGGTGGTCGAACTTCACGCCCGAGCGATCGACACGGCCTGCACCGAAAGCCTCAAGGTGTGCCGTGAGCGCTCGGGGGATCTTGATCTGCCACTCCGTAAACAGGACTCCGTGAACCAGCGAGTTCGGGTCGAACTGGAAGATGGTCTTGAAAACGTTCCACCACCGATGTGGCGGCGGATGGGCTATGGATTGCCCGTCACTTTGTATTCCGAAACGCGTCGGTCCCGCAAGTTCGTCGCCGAAGCTCTCATCGGCGATCGAGTGACCGCTGCCGACACGCCGCGCGCTCTTCCCATCCCACTTCCTGTTCTTGCGAACCCCGAAGAAGTAGTTCGAGGCGATGCGGTGCCCCTCGGTGAGGCTTGTGACTACAACCTCTCGACCCTCGCTTGGCAACCGCTTGCCCTTTAGATCGCCAGTCACGCACCGGAGGTACGGCATACCTTGGAGCTCGCTTACGAGATCGAGGTCGTGCGCACCGCGCTGGCAGACCGATTCGAGGTGGTTGGCCATGCTGGCGGCGCTGTCGACGATGCAGACACTTTCGGTGCTGCCGTCCTTTCGAGGCGCCTTGTAAATGACGTGACCGATCTCGGGAAACCCCGCGGGTTGGAACCGGTCACCAACGACCGGTTCGAGTGTCGCTGTCAGGACAAGCGGCGCCTCACTCTTCAAAACGTCGGAGGGAGTGAGCTTCTTCGGATGACTCGTCTCTGCTTCAGGCATGCGCTTCTCCTCTCTGTGGCCGGCGTCGAGGACGCAGCCAGCATTCGAATAGGACCGCTCGATCGCGGTCCGAGATGGTGAACAGCAGGGCTGCGACAAGGCGGTCCGGGTCGTGCGTGGCGAACGGCGCCTCGAACGACGCGAGGCGCGCACCGGCCATCGCGTAGCGGCTGCTCGCGAGCCCCAGCGCGGCGCCGAGTTTGCCCGCGCGAATCAACGCGACGAGCGAGCGAGCTGCCTCCGCCGTGCGCGCGCCCGTGTCATCGGAAAGAAGGTCGTTCGGCGAGAGGCTTCGAACGACCAAGGCCCGCCGATCGACGAGGGGCTGAGTAAGTCCCAGCAGTGCCAGTTCACCATCCGCTCGCGGACGTGCGGTCTCCGCGTTCACGAGGGAGCGCACCTCTTGCGAAATCCGTCGCCAGTCGAAGAGCGCGAGCCGAGAAATCCACGCCACGAAGAGTGACTCGTCGATCTCGCCTGCGAGCCAACGACTCACGTCCGACAATCTGGCGGGCAGCGGCCCGCGACCTTGCGGACGACGCGTGTTGGTGGCGTCCAGCTTGCCCTCGTCGAACAGGCGTCGCCACAGGACTGCTCCTATGACACGGGCAGGTTGCCCCGGTCCCCACACCCAGCGTGCAGGGGCCACCTTGGCGTGTTCGAACCAACTTGGCTTGGTGCTCCAGTCGTACTTGCCGTCTCTGGTCCATTCCACCCCAAAGCGGAACGCCGCGAACGGCAGTGCCTCAGGGAACGCAGACACGAGCGACAGGGCGAGCCGTGCCTCGACTCCGGGCCCCTCGTCGGCGAAGAGCAAAGACAGCCACTCGAGTGGCAGCGGCTTCCAGCGAACATTACCCTCGCGGAAGTTCCGGTTACGGTCGATGCGGTCCAGCCCCGCAGTGACCGCGTCGAGCAGAGCAATGCCCGCTTCGGACCGATTCGGCTCCGCTGCGACGTCGAGGAGCGCCACCTCGATCGGGCCACGAAGCCCCTCGAAGCGCCACCGCTGGCCCACCTTCCGGTCACGAGGGAAGCCGCGCTGCTCGATCAGGGCGGTGACGCGTTCGAGCGTCGACGAGCTTGCCCCGCTCGCCAGCTCAGTACCGGTGTCGAGGGAGAAGCGAGCCTCCAATCGGGGTTCAAATGTGTTTGCGCTTGTCGTTCTGCCTAGGGAGAAGCGACGAAACTCGCGGACACCAGCGTCCACGCCTCGCTCTCGAATGGCCGTCGCGAATGCAGCGGGAGTCACCGCGCCGCGCCCGCGGAGCTCCGCTCGGCCACGCGAGAACAGCGTCGTCGTCTCAGCAACGGTCATTGGGCGGGCCCAGATGGGCGCCCAGAGCTCGCCCAGTATGCGACCGGCCTCGCCAGCAGCCTCGGGAGCAACCGGCTGCGTGACGAAGGGGAACGCGCCGATGGCTCGCGTACGGGCACCGAGGCGTCGAGAAGCACCCCCAGCGAAGAAGAGCAGACCCTCGCACGCGAGCACCATCGCCCAGGGAGAGATCAGCGCCGCGCGTGCAGGAGCTTGACCGCTGTTGTAGGCCTTCGTCGCTGCGCTGAACCAGGATCCCGCGTTTAGCTTCTTCTCTACCCACGTCGTGGGCTGTCCGAGTAGCAATTTTTCTAGCTCATCTCTCGGACGCTCGGCCTTGCCCAAAGCGTCGTCGGCCTTGTTGGCCGCGCCTAGGTGCCTTTCGTCTGCCTTGACCCGTGCTTTCTTTCTCGCGTCGTCTGCTTTCCTCGTCGCGCTTTGGCGCGCGGCGTCCGTCTGTGCGCTACATGCCTTGTTGATGGCTGTTCTGTATTTCTCGTCGGCCTTGGCGTACGCCCGGTCCCGCACCTTCTTGGCCTCTGCTAACGCCCTCGCGTGCTTCTCGTCTGCCTCTTTGAGCCGTTCGATCGCGTGGGCGATTGCGTCGACGGCTAGCTTCCAGCCATCTGAGAAGTCGCGGTTGCCAGCGCTGCCGCCATTCCCGGTAAGCGGGTTGAACATTTGGCGTGTTGTGGCGACGATGTGGGAATCGAGAATTGCAACTGCGTCCTCGGGTTGTCTCGCGCGCCACTCGGCAATTGGTGTACCGGCCTGGGACACGGTGTTCTTGTTCTGCCCGAGCTTCGTCCCCTTCATCTGCTCCGTAAGCCAGCCTCGCTTGTACGGAGCCCACGCTCGTTGGCATGCAACTCGCACCAGCTCATCGAGCAGTTCATCGAGCGTCGTCGGGCCACCGACCAGCTGGAGGACGTCGTCTCGCCAGGCGATCCGCGTGCTCGGCCACCTTCGAGACAGCACCCGCAGGAGGCCGAGCGACGCGAGGTAGTTGCCGAGGCTGTCGGGTGACAAACCAGGCAACGCCAGAGCCGGAAGGCGAAGCTCAGCGGTCATTGCACACCTCGCTCGGCTTGAGAGCGCCTGTGGCGTGCGCTACATCGCTCGCTCGCCAGTCTGCGATGCGGACGAGCGCTTCCAGGTGCGCCAGCGCGAACGGACCAAGCTGACGTGGCTCCGTTTTGGGCACGACGCCGGCGTCGCTCTCATCCTCTGGGCGCCATGGACCGAGCAGGTCGGCGACGAGGCCCGTCCAGCCGTGTCCAGTCAATACGAACGTGTCGCCCTCCCAGCGGCCCTCGGCGCCGTCCTTCGCGATGGAGAAGTCGAGGGGCCAGTGGTCGGCACCGATCACAAGCTCGTTCGGATCGCTTCGCACGCCGAACACGTCGTCGCCCTCGCCAGTCGTCGAGCGCAG contains:
- a CDS encoding PIN domain-containing protein; this encodes MSQGLTFDTGALIALEARRLRMRKVVATAAEEALVITVPMPVIGEWWRGPRTKRADQILQSVDIESLTLELTKQTGEAMAQTRGDDFVDALVMASASRRGDRVYTSDYDDLSAYLELFPEVRLFKV
- the csb2 gene encoding type I-U CRISPR-associated protein Csb2, which produces MMLIILRQEFPLGRFHATPWRVNPFDDPHGEWPPSPWRLVRAITSRWYQWARETDPEPDVAELEGLQAALCKSVYAFHAPADARKGSPLRQYHPTDFGWKPAEKKKAGTRSYGTSLVQDNYWCVPPRAPVWWFIVGDSWTPHLVQVLDQCLLRITYFGRAETLTRIRRADPEETISENNCTLLERRTSGSVPVLVPLENATRADVERITDDPQSKQRAIPPGARFLYAVRPPRPASRERRRVPVHRPDCHLMQFAIGWHVAPEPRAIVRLTSRFRGAVLRELLRLKTGEASVTWTRVDRDVRESIADMVGKDANDAPLKGHRHTEFLVWCEGGRPTRLIVWRGARAFDADEQEAILLAASRDVSWAAAGSDADEWKARLVPLDRDVPAPPGFNETEARHWESVTPYVPPRHYLRGGKERESESLVAQVRRELQRRGFAEAEQVDVDAVGAPAWVAVHVPRRKANKRAFLGDRRGQAIRLTFPSPVVGPIRLGHSSSFGLGLFRPGARSR
- a CDS encoding type I-U CRISPR-associated protein Cas7; protein product: MPEAETSHPKKLTPSDVLKSEAPLVLTATLEPVVGDRFQPAGFPEIGHVIYKAPRKDGSTESVCIVDSAASMANHLESVCQRGAHDLDLVSELQGMPYLRCVTGDLKGKRLPSEGREVVVTSLTEGHRIASNYFFGVRKNRKWDGKSARRVGSGHSIADESFGDELAGPTRFGIQSDGQSIAHPPPHRWWNVFKTIFQFDPNSLVHGVLFTEWQIKIPRALTAHLEAFGAGRVDRSGVKFDHLGKTTSGQPIFAVDDATAESIRATFVLDVSLIRSFGRKSRDGAEETQLGLSDKQKEFVVALALWKIGKLLDSPFRFRSGCHLRRTSLKSAAQSLEGPEKDVELDVDIRTAITSADFRSKENGEPELPIVTDVYWPREELYREAPADSTESAEEDDGSKETE
- the csx17 gene encoding type I-U CRISPR-associated protein Csx17: MTAELRLPALALPGLSPDSLGNYLASLGLLRVLSRRWPSTRIAWRDDVLQLVGGPTTLDELLDELVRVACQRAWAPYKRGWLTEQMKGTKLGQNKNTVSQAGTPIAEWRARQPEDAVAILDSHIVATTRQMFNPLTGNGGSAGNRDFSDGWKLAVDAIAHAIERLKEADEKHARALAEAKKVRDRAYAKADEKYRTAINKACSAQTDAARQSATRKADDARKKARVKADERHLGAANKADDALGKAERPRDELEKLLLGQPTTWVEKKLNAGSWFSAATKAYNSGQAPARAALISPWAMVLACEGLLFFAGGASRRLGARTRAIGAFPFVTQPVAPEAAGEAGRILGELWAPIWARPMTVAETTTLFSRGRAELRGRGAVTPAAFATAIRERGVDAGVREFRRFSLGRTTSANTFEPRLEARFSLDTGTELASGASSSTLERVTALIEQRGFPRDRKVGQRWRFEGLRGPIEVALLDVAAEPNRSEAGIALLDAVTAGLDRIDRNRNFREGNVRWKPLPLEWLSLLFADEGPGVEARLALSLVSAFPEALPFAAFRFGVEWTRDGKYDWSTKPSWFEHAKVAPARWVWGPGQPARVIGAVLWRRLFDEGKLDATNTRRPQGRGPLPARLSDVSRWLAGEIDESLFVAWISRLALFDWRRISQEVRSLVNAETARPRADGELALLGLTQPLVDRRALVVRSLSPNDLLSDDTGARTAEAARSLVALIRAGKLGAALGLASSRYAMAGARLASFEAPFATHDPDRLVAALLFTISDRDRAVLFECWLRPRRRPQRGEAHA